A stretch of the Serratia marcescens genome encodes the following:
- a CDS encoding RusA family crossover junction endodeoxyribonuclease translates to MKTYQITPIPKPRMTQKDRWAKRPPVLRYRAFCDEVKLNRISLPESGYHVTFVLPMPDGWSKNKRAEMAGKPHQQKPDADNLLKALMDAIYSEDCAVWDVRVTKRWGNAGEIIIKEII, encoded by the coding sequence ATGAAGACGTACCAGATAACACCAATCCCTAAACCACGCATGACACAAAAAGACCGGTGGGCCAAGCGCCCGCCAGTTCTCCGCTACCGGGCATTCTGCGACGAGGTCAAATTGAATCGAATCTCGCTGCCTGAGAGCGGCTATCACGTGACGTTTGTTTTACCCATGCCAGATGGCTGGAGCAAGAATAAACGCGCTGAGATGGCCGGAAAACCACATCAGCAGAAGCCAGATGCAGACAACTTACTAAAAGCCCTGATGGACGCAATTTACTCTGAAGATTGTGCCGTTTGGGATGTCCGCGTAACCAAACGCTGGGGTAATGCCGGCGAGATAATCATCAAGGAAATTATATGA
- a CDS encoding phage regulatory protein/antirepressor Ant, whose translation MANVAIGGNSPKMTSREIAELTGKQHGHVMRDIEIMLEQLGEGLDGYIQIWRHPQNGQQYREYALDREHTECLVTGYSASLRMRVIKRLHELEEQNSLVPQTLPEALRLAADMAEQKAVLEQKVQADAPKVAFVDHYVDASGSKSLRATAKVLNMPEKAMIDALIRDKVLFRQSGNLLPHALRQRDGLFTVKTGTSDFGHAFTQTRVTPRGIQWIAERYASELMAS comes from the coding sequence ATGGCAAACGTAGCGATCGGTGGCAACAGCCCGAAAATGACGAGCCGTGAAATTGCCGAGCTGACTGGCAAGCAGCACGGCCACGTCATGCGCGACATCGAAATCATGCTGGAACAGCTGGGCGAAGGCCTGGATGGGTATATCCAGATTTGGAGACACCCCCAGAACGGCCAGCAATACCGGGAATACGCACTCGACAGAGAGCACACCGAATGTTTGGTGACCGGATACAGCGCCAGCCTGCGCATGAGGGTGATCAAGCGCCTGCACGAACTGGAAGAGCAAAACTCTCTAGTACCGCAGACGCTGCCTGAAGCGCTGCGCCTGGCTGCTGATATGGCGGAACAGAAGGCAGTGCTGGAGCAAAAGGTTCAAGCCGACGCACCGAAGGTGGCATTTGTCGATCACTACGTAGATGCATCGGGTTCAAAAAGCCTGCGCGCCACGGCCAAGGTTTTGAACATGCCGGAGAAAGCGATGATTGACGCGCTGATCCGCGACAAGGTTCTATTCCGCCAGTCCGGGAATCTCCTTCCCCACGCTCTACGCCAGCGCGACGGGCTATTCACCGTCAAAACTGGCACGTCTGATTTTGGCCACGCCTTCACGCAAACCAGGGTAACACCACGCGGCATTCAGTGGATCGCGGAACGTTACGCCTCAGAGCTGATGGCGAGCTAA
- a CDS encoding phage minor head protein produces the protein MTTKPKPPILPSNIKDPTGVDKLERGAMREFAKRMKLITKGYIDILNRIPAEPVVNERYTFRLDQGLLSMLLQNGEALVDEILLEGGEFNLWFFGRYVSVAYQRGTAQEYYNLSQQSSAYAAGQQDVPNILLSDPYQLRLILVRAREFEEMKGLSAQVKSDMARILTDGIARGLNPRDVAKNLNEQTGIETRRANRIARTEITTALRRARWDEAQDAQDRYGIKTKLLHISALSPTTRATHAARHAHLYTQDEVREWYTKNGNAINCKCSQLSVLVDDKGNPLTPSVIDKAKQTFNDMKERGYKWAEG, from the coding sequence ATGACGACGAAACCTAAGCCTCCAATCCTGCCGAGCAACATCAAAGATCCCACAGGAGTTGATAAGTTAGAGCGTGGTGCCATGCGTGAGTTTGCAAAGCGCATGAAGCTGATAACGAAAGGCTATATCGACATCCTCAACCGCATCCCCGCCGAACCCGTCGTAAACGAGCGCTACACCTTCCGTCTTGATCAGGGGCTTCTGTCGATGCTGCTTCAGAACGGTGAAGCGCTGGTGGACGAAATTCTGCTGGAGGGCGGGGAGTTCAATCTGTGGTTCTTTGGCCGCTATGTGTCTGTTGCTTACCAGCGAGGAACGGCGCAGGAGTATTACAACCTCTCCCAGCAATCCTCCGCTTACGCCGCCGGCCAGCAGGATGTTCCCAACATCTTGTTGAGTGATCCCTATCAGCTGCGGCTGATTCTGGTCAGAGCGCGTGAATTCGAAGAGATGAAAGGACTCAGCGCTCAGGTTAAGAGCGATATGGCGCGAATTCTGACTGATGGCATTGCCAGGGGGCTCAATCCGCGTGACGTAGCCAAAAACCTCAACGAGCAAACCGGCATTGAAACCCGGCGCGCGAATCGCATCGCCAGGACGGAAATCACTACCGCACTGAGGCGCGCGCGCTGGGATGAAGCTCAGGATGCGCAAGACCGCTACGGCATCAAAACAAAGTTGCTTCACATCTCTGCGTTAAGTCCTACCACCCGAGCAACACACGCCGCCAGGCATGCTCACCTATACACGCAGGATGAGGTGAGGGAGTGGTACACGAAGAATGGCAACGCCATCAACTGCAAATGCTCGCAGCTTTCCGTGCTGGTGGATGACAAGGGGAACCCTCTCACTCCTTCGGTTATCGACAAGGCCAAGCAGACGTTCAACGACATGAAGGAGAGAGGCTACAAATGGGCAGAGGGTTAA
- a CDS encoding anti-CBASS protein Acb1 family protein — protein sequence MNKNLQLAVNHALNDARIERARMAMLGPSMGLDNKRGSAWCEYGFPEQITYDNLYSLYRRGGIAHGAVEKLVSKCWQTNPEIIEGDKADEKRAETAWEKKLKPVFTNRLWRAFAEADRRRLVGRYSGILLHIKDSGKWHDSVTRGKTLEKVTIAWAGAIKVAEWEESINSENYGKPKMWQYVETLANGASRRVRVHPDRVFILGDYSPDAIGFLEPAYNAFVSLEKVEGGSGESFLKNAARQLALSFDKDIDFGSLASMYGVSVDELQDKFNEAAREMNRGNDVLMSLQGAAVTSLVSPVSDPSPTYSVNLQTASAGVDIPSRILVGNQQAERSSTEDQKYMNGRCQSRRGDLSFEIEDFCDKLIDLRIIDSVGQKTVIWDDLNQQTRAERLADSKAMAEVNKAMVESGDTAPFSGEEIRTAAGFETEGGDPLGEAGDDDET from the coding sequence ATGAACAAAAATCTCCAACTGGCCGTCAACCACGCGTTGAACGACGCCAGGATTGAGCGTGCTCGTATGGCGATGCTTGGGCCATCTATGGGCCTGGATAATAAACGCGGCTCCGCCTGGTGCGAATACGGCTTTCCTGAGCAGATCACTTACGACAATCTTTATTCACTGTATCGCCGCGGTGGTATTGCACATGGCGCTGTGGAAAAGCTGGTGAGCAAATGCTGGCAGACCAACCCGGAGATCATCGAGGGTGATAAGGCTGACGAGAAGCGCGCGGAAACTGCCTGGGAGAAAAAACTCAAACCGGTATTCACGAACCGGTTATGGCGCGCTTTTGCAGAAGCTGACCGCCGACGGCTTGTCGGGCGTTACTCTGGCATTTTGCTGCATATCAAAGACAGCGGAAAATGGCACGATTCAGTAACTAGAGGTAAGACGTTAGAGAAAGTTACGATCGCATGGGCAGGAGCGATAAAGGTTGCCGAGTGGGAGGAGAGCATAAACTCTGAAAACTACGGCAAACCAAAAATGTGGCAGTACGTTGAGACGCTAGCTAATGGAGCATCGCGTCGTGTGAGGGTTCATCCTGACCGTGTTTTCATCCTCGGAGATTACTCCCCTGACGCCATCGGGTTCCTTGAGCCAGCATACAATGCATTCGTCAGTCTGGAGAAGGTAGAGGGCGGTTCCGGTGAGTCATTCTTGAAGAACGCAGCGCGGCAGTTGGCGCTTAGCTTCGACAAAGATATCGACTTCGGCAGTCTGGCATCTATGTATGGCGTCAGCGTTGATGAATTGCAGGACAAGTTCAACGAAGCCGCGCGCGAGATGAACCGCGGCAACGATGTGCTGATGAGCCTACAGGGTGCAGCTGTTACCTCCCTTGTTTCCCCTGTGTCTGATCCAAGCCCAACCTATAGCGTGAACCTGCAAACGGCTTCTGCCGGCGTTGATATTCCTTCGCGGATACTGGTAGGCAACCAGCAGGCTGAGCGCTCAAGCACCGAAGATCAGAAGTACATGAACGGACGCTGCCAGAGTCGCCGCGGTGATCTATCGTTCGAAATTGAAGACTTCTGCGACAAGCTGATCGACCTGAGAATTATCGATTCTGTCGGCCAGAAAACGGTCATCTGGGACGACCTCAATCAACAGACGCGCGCAGAGCGCCTGGCGGACTCCAAGGCCATGGCAGAAGTGAACAAGGCTATGGTTGAAAGCGGTGACACGGCGCCATTCAGCGGTGAGGAAATTCGCACTGCTGCAGGATTTGAAACTGAAGGCGGAGATCCGCTCGGAGAGGCAGGGGATGACGACGAAACCTAA
- a CDS encoding DNA polymerase III subunit theta: MSYNLGNLPKEEMDKVNVDLAASGVAYKERMNMPIVPAQVEAEQPEHLRELFRERLQHYRSQSHKFPGPNDLRYQQMAEANGKK, from the coding sequence ATGTCATACAATCTCGGCAATTTACCAAAAGAAGAAATGGACAAGGTGAACGTAGACCTTGCGGCCTCTGGCGTGGCGTACAAAGAGCGCATGAATATGCCGATCGTACCGGCGCAGGTGGAGGCGGAGCAGCCTGAGCACCTTCGTGAACTTTTCCGCGAGCGTCTGCAGCACTACCGCAGCCAGAGCCACAAATTCCCAGGGCCAAACGACCTGCGATACCAGCAGATGGCGGAGGCCAACGGCAAGAAATGA
- a CDS encoding phage holin family protein gives MASNDISVMWLNLIHTVTTSDPLVVLNVLLCSAIVCRLACFRKTGYRHRAWIAWLAWLVICAYSWIPFRFIAQQYQETHWGVIAANLIICIALYRVKGNIAKLLHPLRPQ, from the coding sequence ATGGCAAGTAACGATATCTCTGTGATGTGGTTAAACCTCATTCACACAGTAACTACTAGTGATCCACTTGTTGTGCTGAATGTGTTGCTGTGCTCGGCGATTGTCTGCCGCCTGGCATGCTTCAGAAAAACAGGTTACCGGCACCGGGCATGGATAGCCTGGCTGGCATGGTTGGTTATCTGCGCCTATTCATGGATCCCGTTTCGCTTCATTGCTCAGCAGTACCAGGAAACACACTGGGGCGTAATCGCGGCGAATCTCATCATCTGCATCGCGCTGTACCGGGTTAAGGGGAACATCGCGAAACTGCTACACCCCTTGAGGCCACAATGA
- a CDS encoding transcriptional regulator, whose translation MNKAIQKAVSIVGSQQKLASLCGVAQPTVWRWLHGGGIDALYVKRIENATGGKVKAVEIRPDLSDLITTN comes from the coding sequence ATGAACAAAGCTATTCAAAAAGCTGTAAGCATCGTCGGTAGCCAGCAAAAGCTCGCCTCATTGTGTGGGGTTGCCCAACCGACAGTTTGGCGCTGGCTGCATGGTGGCGGCATTGACGCCCTTTACGTTAAGCGAATCGAAAACGCTACAGGCGGAAAGGTTAAGGCCGTAGAGATTCGTCCAGACCTGTCGGATCTGATTACAACAAACTGA
- the lysC gene encoding Rz1-like lysis system protein LysC: MLSLSSCSKTPPPAPEQLISLPPETVFTPCQQPELQGNTWGDAVSYTLTLQTALSICAGQVATLNQWRISVLHDE, from the coding sequence ATGCTGTCGTTGAGCTCCTGCAGCAAAACTCCACCTCCGGCGCCAGAGCAGTTAATAAGCCTACCCCCTGAAACAGTGTTCACGCCATGCCAGCAGCCAGAGTTGCAGGGCAATACGTGGGGCGACGCAGTGAGCTACACGCTGACGCTGCAAACAGCCCTATCAATCTGCGCCGGCCAGGTGGCCACGCTGAACCAATGGCGAATATCGGTATTACACGATGAATAA
- a CDS encoding putative metallopeptidase: MAKTAQDESHERRPYPPLRFIEDHQLTPYIGLVPANEVQEWMQRQIIDDTGNLFNPDHGHLADADLRFMWASSAFEKKGRHVLGQAEEVAMRAGGWQKARMEQQMCEWFGEVPKFIITLAADYCSQCSDAEFCALVEHELYHISQATDDFGAPKFNKEGQPVLKLRGHDVEEFVGVVRRYGASVEVQELVDAANRPAEVAQLNIARACGNCMLRLA, from the coding sequence ATGGCTAAAACAGCACAGGATGAGAGCCATGAGAGGCGCCCATACCCACCGTTAAGGTTTATCGAAGACCATCAGCTGACGCCTTACATCGGCCTAGTTCCTGCGAACGAGGTGCAGGAGTGGATGCAGCGCCAAATCATCGACGATACCGGCAATCTGTTTAACCCAGACCACGGACACCTTGCAGACGCCGACCTGCGCTTCATGTGGGCATCGTCAGCGTTTGAGAAGAAAGGGCGCCATGTGCTCGGCCAAGCTGAAGAGGTGGCGATGCGAGCTGGCGGCTGGCAGAAGGCCAGAATGGAACAGCAGATGTGTGAGTGGTTCGGCGAGGTGCCGAAATTCATCATCACGCTTGCTGCCGACTACTGCTCACAGTGTTCTGATGCTGAGTTTTGCGCCCTGGTCGAGCATGAGCTTTACCACATCTCGCAGGCAACAGACGATTTCGGCGCACCAAAATTCAACAAGGAAGGCCAGCCGGTGCTGAAGCTGCGCGGTCACGATGTTGAAGAGTTTGTTGGCGTAGTTCGCCGGTATGGCGCCAGCGTGGAAGTTCAGGAACTGGTTGATGCGGCCAACAGGCCTGCGGAGGTGGCACAACTAAACATTGCCAGGGCGTGCGGTAACTGCATGTTGAGGCTGGCGTAA
- a CDS encoding DUF2280 domain-containing protein: MAALKPDVKAFIIQSLACFDTPTLVVESVQKEFGLKITRQQVESHDPTKVSGKSLAKKWVDLFYTTRERFKTEISDIPIANKAYRLRVLDRMATRTETMKNYALAAQIVEQAAKECGDAYTNRQKVEHTGKDGGPIESATLTKEEYKQARREMLEDDDC; the protein is encoded by the coding sequence ATGGCTGCATTAAAACCAGATGTAAAAGCCTTCATCATTCAGTCGCTTGCGTGCTTTGACACTCCTACGTTGGTCGTGGAGTCCGTCCAAAAAGAATTTGGGCTAAAAATCACGCGTCAGCAGGTTGAATCTCACGATCCGACAAAGGTTAGCGGCAAGTCGCTGGCTAAAAAGTGGGTAGACCTGTTCTACACGACGCGGGAGAGATTCAAGACAGAAATTTCAGACATTCCGATCGCCAACAAGGCCTACCGGCTGCGCGTTCTTGACCGTATGGCGACGCGCACTGAAACCATGAAGAACTACGCATTGGCCGCTCAGATCGTCGAGCAGGCCGCGAAAGAGTGCGGCGATGCGTATACGAATCGACAGAAGGTAGAGCACACAGGTAAAGACGGCGGCCCCATCGAGTCGGCCACGTTGACGAAAGAAGAATACAAGCAGGCTCGGCGGGAGATGTTGGAGGATGACGACTGTTGA
- a CDS encoding phage terminase large subunit family protein produces MTTVEQRNYARKIECEEDGMYFSRYFFKQRTGGKMIVAPHHKVIQETLDRVIDGEIQRLIINVPPGYTKTELATINMMGRGLALNRRARFMHLSYSHNLALLNSSTARGIIKSRTYQSMWPMELRDDADSKAMWWNEFGGGVYASSAAGQVTGFRAGHMEPGWQGALVIDDPVKPDDAYSEIVRDGVNNRFNETIKSRLAIETTPMIVIMQRIHYHDLSGYLLRGGSGEKWHHLNLPVIIDNSQSYAAQYPENTHAIPIDHGLPDGWLWPFKHNESHRTSLFSHRRTAEAQYMQKPRRFNAEGALWNEQMISAAHELQIKHDKVRTVVAIDPQATNSDESDETGIVAASSYGAGDKKQFSVDGDYSGKYSPAGWAKKAIWAYEHHQADAIVIETNQGGDMAEETLRNAGFKGRIIRVHASKGKYARAEPISALYEQGRVLNQGNLYVLENQLMEYIPTTAKKSPDRLDAMVYALTEINGSQPRGMMLPKRLQ; encoded by the coding sequence ATGACGACTGTTGAGCAGCGGAATTATGCCCGCAAGATAGAGTGTGAAGAGGATGGGATGTATTTCTCCCGCTACTTCTTCAAGCAGAGAACCGGCGGCAAGATGATCGTCGCACCACATCACAAGGTGATCCAGGAGACGCTGGATCGCGTGATCGATGGCGAGATTCAGCGCCTGATTATTAACGTCCCTCCAGGCTATACAAAAACAGAACTGGCGACCATCAATATGATGGGGAGAGGACTGGCGCTAAATAGGCGTGCCAGGTTCATGCATCTGTCGTATTCGCACAACCTTGCTCTTCTTAACTCATCTACAGCGCGAGGAATAATAAAGTCTCGTACTTATCAATCCATGTGGCCTATGGAGCTTCGCGATGATGCTGATAGCAAGGCGATGTGGTGGAATGAGTTTGGCGGCGGCGTGTATGCGTCATCAGCAGCAGGCCAGGTAACCGGATTTCGAGCCGGGCACATGGAGCCAGGCTGGCAAGGCGCTCTGGTTATAGATGACCCAGTAAAACCTGACGACGCTTACTCTGAGATCGTCCGCGATGGCGTAAATAACCGCTTTAACGAGACAATAAAATCACGACTGGCGATCGAGACGACGCCGATGATTGTGATTATGCAGCGCATCCACTACCACGATCTGAGCGGTTATCTTCTGCGCGGAGGTAGTGGTGAGAAATGGCATCATCTGAACTTGCCGGTGATTATCGACAACAGTCAGTCATACGCTGCGCAGTATCCAGAAAATACCCACGCTATACCGATTGACCACGGATTGCCTGATGGTTGGCTGTGGCCATTCAAACACAACGAATCGCATCGAACATCTCTGTTTTCTCATCGCCGAACTGCGGAAGCTCAGTACATGCAGAAACCTCGCCGCTTCAATGCTGAGGGGGCGCTGTGGAACGAGCAGATGATAAGCGCTGCTCATGAACTACAAATCAAGCATGACAAGGTTCGCACAGTCGTGGCGATTGACCCACAAGCAACCAACAGCGATGAGAGTGATGAAACAGGGATAGTTGCTGCGAGTTCCTATGGCGCTGGAGACAAAAAGCAATTCTCAGTTGATGGGGATTACAGCGGTAAATATTCCCCAGCAGGATGGGCTAAAAAAGCTATATGGGCGTATGAACATCATCAGGCAGATGCGATCGTCATAGAGACAAACCAGGGTGGTGACATGGCGGAGGAGACTCTACGCAATGCAGGATTTAAAGGGCGCATTATTCGAGTTCACGCCAGTAAGGGGAAGTATGCCCGAGCGGAACCAATATCAGCCCTGTACGAGCAAGGCAGGGTGTTGAATCAGGGAAATCTCTACGTGCTGGAAAATCAGCTGATGGAGTACATACCGACCACTGCCAAAAAGTCACCAGACCGCCTTGATGCCATGGTTTATGCGCTGACTGAAATTAACGGCTCTCAACCGAGAGGGATGATGCTCCCTAAGCGGCTACAGTAA
- a CDS encoding CII family transcriptional regulator gives MQTATTRNEAQAIQSDIMSRIAAIGVTSLAGAIGVDKSQVSRWQSKGGLVEKASLLLAATGFKRSETMLTFRGEETAELARGLMAMLEHIREPKTE, from the coding sequence ATGCAAACCGCAACAACACGCAACGAAGCTCAGGCGATTCAGAGCGACATCATGAGCCGCATTGCAGCTATCGGGGTGACAAGCCTGGCCGGCGCGATCGGTGTTGATAAATCGCAGGTGAGCCGCTGGCAGAGCAAAGGGGGGCTGGTGGAGAAGGCGAGCCTGCTGCTGGCCGCTACCGGCTTCAAGCGTTCGGAAACCATGCTGACGTTCAGGGGCGAGGAAACCGCAGAACTGGCGCGCGGGTTAATGGCGATGCTGGAGCACATCCGGGAACCAAAGACGGAGTAG
- a CDS encoding glycoside hydrolase family 19 protein, with protein sequence MTQNEFQRAAGISAGLAARWYPHLNATFAEFSIEKPAAQAMFIAQVGHESAGFTRTAESLNYTPQGLISTFGKRITTYQADMLGRTTAHLANQPAIANLVYADRLGNKSRGDGWKYRGRGLIQVTGQDNYRACGMALKLDLVGNPQLLESDGNAMRSAGWFWKSRDCGRNANDIEWVTQRINGGINGLSDRQARYDMARKVLL encoded by the coding sequence ATGACACAAAACGAATTTCAACGGGCGGCTGGTATTAGCGCCGGGTTAGCTGCGCGCTGGTATCCACATCTGAACGCCACCTTTGCTGAGTTCTCAATCGAGAAGCCAGCGGCACAGGCAATGTTTATTGCTCAGGTTGGGCATGAATCAGCGGGCTTTACCCGCACAGCAGAGAGCCTGAACTACACGCCACAGGGATTGATTTCAACCTTTGGGAAACGCATCACTACATATCAGGCTGACATGCTTGGGCGTACAACGGCACACCTGGCAAACCAGCCGGCGATTGCAAACCTGGTATACGCCGATCGCCTGGGGAATAAATCACGCGGTGATGGCTGGAAATATCGTGGGCGTGGGCTGATTCAGGTTACCGGCCAGGACAACTACCGAGCGTGCGGTATGGCGCTGAAACTCGACCTAGTTGGCAATCCTCAACTGCTGGAGAGCGACGGTAACGCGATGCGTTCTGCCGGCTGGTTCTGGAAATCTCGTGATTGTGGCCGCAACGCCAACGATATCGAATGGGTAACCCAACGTATCAATGGTGGCATCAACGGATTATCTGATCGCCAGGCACGGTACGACATGGCGCGTAAGGTGCTGCTATGA
- a CDS encoding antiterminator Q family protein, whose product MRDIQLVLERWGQWAKDNSGVDYSPIAAGFKGLLPNTSKSKPSCCDNDGLIVDGAVGRLKKVRDERELGVIMLHYRYGVSKSEIARRWKVSEGNIRQKLMMAESFIEGCLAMTGATLEMDAWTSRSEISAVA is encoded by the coding sequence ATGAGAGATATCCAGTTGGTCTTAGAGCGTTGGGGGCAGTGGGCGAAAGACAACAGCGGCGTGGACTACTCTCCGATCGCTGCTGGTTTCAAGGGGCTTCTACCAAACACGAGCAAGAGTAAGCCTTCATGCTGCGATAATGACGGCCTGATTGTTGACGGCGCCGTGGGGAGATTGAAGAAGGTGCGCGACGAAAGAGAGCTCGGAGTAATCATGCTTCACTACCGATACGGGGTATCAAAGTCGGAGATAGCCCGTAGATGGAAGGTTTCAGAAGGGAACATAAGGCAAAAGCTGATGATGGCGGAAAGCTTTATAGAAGGCTGTTTAGCTATGACCGGGGCGACGCTTGAGATGGACGCCTGGACGAGCAGATCAGAAATTTCGGCTGTCGCGTAA
- a CDS encoding DUF968 domain-containing protein, which produces MRAIVKAAVQRDLGIALIPVDEKLAFHMTGRVMVSTLPKEFKDVPEGILPAVEHEIANDPRLQGFFAHERVTNSCGGVNAIEAWATQFTKCQYSKHDLPEAILDTERVGNSAVRICPGCYKKSLGVSPKLEKIAARNTARWVVATAKHRLKSEGQLTIPELMLWAMLSGVFDLIPDEVARTVTDLPEPKVISGTRKESEMDCTPAATAIISKQAAKCFTVDPAPQKAFMLRPKLTRVEDSKYTRWVKTRPCCGCGARADDPHHIIGHGLGGMGTKPSDYLTIPLCRTCHRKLHDDPAAWEAEHGSQTDLLAQFLDFSFGIGAIA; this is translated from the coding sequence ATGAGAGCGATAGTCAAAGCAGCGGTACAGCGTGATCTGGGTATTGCCCTGATCCCGGTTGACGAAAAGCTGGCGTTTCACATGACGGGCCGCGTGATGGTTTCCACGCTGCCGAAAGAGTTCAAGGACGTGCCTGAAGGCATCCTACCGGCGGTGGAGCATGAGATCGCCAACGACCCACGGTTACAGGGTTTCTTCGCCCATGAGCGCGTCACAAACTCCTGTGGCGGGGTTAACGCTATTGAAGCCTGGGCGACGCAGTTCACGAAATGCCAGTACAGCAAACATGACCTGCCGGAGGCAATTCTGGACACAGAGCGCGTAGGCAATTCGGCCGTTCGCATCTGCCCCGGTTGCTACAAAAAAAGCCTGGGTGTATCGCCGAAGCTGGAAAAAATCGCAGCCCGCAATACAGCTCGCTGGGTGGTGGCGACGGCAAAACACCGCCTGAAGTCTGAGGGACAGCTGACAATCCCTGAGCTGATGCTGTGGGCCATGCTGTCCGGCGTATTCGACCTGATCCCCGATGAAGTCGCCCGCACAGTAACCGACTTGCCAGAACCAAAGGTAATCTCAGGCACACGCAAGGAGTCCGAAATGGACTGCACGCCGGCGGCCACTGCGATTATTTCCAAGCAGGCGGCTAAGTGTTTCACCGTAGACCCAGCACCACAAAAGGCTTTCATGCTGCGTCCGAAGCTCACCCGCGTAGAGGACAGCAAATATACCCGATGGGTTAAGACTCGACCCTGCTGCGGTTGCGGCGCCCGAGCTGATGACCCTCATCACATTATCGGCCACGGCCTGGGCGGAATGGGAACCAAGCCCAGCGACTACCTGACAATCCCGCTGTGTCGTACCTGTCACCGCAAACTGCATGACGACCCAGCGGCGTGGGAAGCGGAACATGGTAGCCAAACTGACTTGCTGGCGCAGTTCCTGGATTTCTCCTTTGGCATCGGGGCTATCGCATGA
- a CDS encoding putative holin has translation MSDPLTATGTTALVSATIAAPAVGIDYGVIFGAFIGAMFYVTQAKDIPRIRQAFSFVVSFGTGVLGASVAGAKLSAWLNYNDTPLEPLGALIISAVAVKLLTFVSEKMEDPTSLFSRFRGGANGK, from the coding sequence ATGTCCGATCCATTAACTGCGACTGGCACCACTGCGCTGGTGTCGGCCACGATTGCGGCGCCTGCAGTTGGCATTGATTACGGGGTTATCTTTGGCGCGTTCATCGGTGCGATGTTCTACGTCACCCAAGCCAAAGACATTCCGCGAATCAGACAGGCTTTCTCGTTCGTTGTCTCATTTGGCACTGGCGTACTCGGCGCGAGTGTTGCCGGCGCCAAACTTTCGGCATGGCTGAATTACAACGACACCCCGCTAGAGCCGTTAGGTGCGCTGATCATCTCTGCTGTCGCGGTCAAGCTGCTTACCTTCGTCAGTGAGAAGATGGAGGATCCGACATCGCTGTTTTCCAGATTCCGGGGAGGCGCGAATGGCAAGTAA
- a CDS encoding DUF4222 domain-containing protein — translation MIQYVPVDRTYLDDHGNPVKVILWDRVERQVIFMREGYPHECMQPLERFKEKFKRVDI, via the coding sequence ATGATCCAATACGTTCCCGTTGATAGGACATATCTCGATGACCACGGCAACCCCGTGAAGGTCATCCTCTGGGATCGTGTTGAGCGTCAGGTGATTTTTATGAGAGAGGGTTACCCGCATGAATGCATGCAACCTCTTGAAAGATTTAAAGAGAAATTTAAGCGAGTGGACATATGA
- a CDS encoding gp53 minor capsid family protein, producing MPRYRRVNIDGKSLYKTETRTTAAALLPGTAAVINASDEFAQATALKGRIYIIDVAYHQGLKITEAVPAGDSAVGNYVEEGREFALLCVPGTYKKDSPIKLGSNGQFTLATADTDSVIGYSQDEATIAAGATDFIRVRMRVGTVAAGA from the coding sequence ATGCCACGTTATCGTCGCGTAAACATCGACGGAAAGTCGCTGTATAAGACCGAAACCCGCACCACTGCCGCGGCACTTTTGCCAGGCACTGCTGCCGTCATCAACGCCAGCGATGAATTCGCTCAGGCTACCGCGCTAAAGGGCCGAATCTACATTATCGACGTTGCCTACCATCAAGGGCTGAAAATCACCGAGGCGGTTCCTGCTGGCGACTCTGCTGTAGGCAACTACGTGGAAGAAGGCCGTGAATTTGCGCTGCTCTGCGTACCTGGTACCTACAAGAAAGACAGCCCGATCAAGCTTGGCTCTAACGGCCAATTCACCCTGGCAACTGCTGATACTGACTCAGTGATCGGTTACAGCCAGGACGAAGCTACCATCGCCGCCGGCGCTACCGATTTCATCCGCGTGCGTATGCGCGTTGGCACTGTCGCCGCTGGCGCTTAA